A single Symbiobacterium thermophilum IAM 14863 DNA region contains:
- a CDS encoding NYN domain-containing protein, with amino-acid sequence MRSVIFMDYENIYWSMKQQYGVAPDLDRLITSLREMGERGNGQVCLMHAYADFDHEEFRGLMSDLQRRSVEPRHVFSKNYEDGTRKNAADIEMSLDALEIMYTRSDIDTFVLVCGDRDMIQVIRKLRARGKQVHVVAVEKTMSKDVMSFVNQFTTIEALLGMLPPAMYDMEMMIRKLDSAECGKPFVGLKYFLRILAGSDIVDRKTYELVNQAISEGIIDTYKVPNPKDELFPTTACKLNREHELVKRVLGEKAQKGQPGTVTA; translated from the coding sequence TTGCGATCGGTCATTTTTATGGATTACGAGAACATCTACTGGAGCATGAAGCAGCAGTACGGCGTGGCCCCCGACCTGGACCGGCTGATCACCAGCCTGCGGGAGATGGGGGAGCGGGGGAACGGGCAGGTCTGCCTGATGCACGCCTACGCGGACTTCGACCACGAGGAGTTCCGCGGGCTGATGAGCGACCTGCAGCGCCGCAGCGTCGAGCCCCGGCACGTGTTCTCGAAGAATTACGAGGACGGCACCCGGAAGAATGCCGCGGACATCGAGATGAGCCTGGACGCCCTGGAGATAATGTACACACGGTCCGACATCGACACGTTCGTTCTGGTCTGCGGCGACCGGGACATGATCCAGGTGATCCGCAAGCTGCGCGCCCGGGGCAAGCAGGTGCACGTGGTGGCGGTGGAAAAGACGATGAGCAAGGACGTGATGTCCTTCGTCAACCAGTTCACCACCATCGAGGCGCTGCTGGGCATGCTGCCGCCGGCGATGTACGACATGGAGATGATGATCCGGAAGCTGGACAGCGCGGAGTGCGGCAAGCCGTTCGTGGGGCTGAAGTACTTCCTGCGCATTCTGGCCGGGTCGGACATCGTGGACCGGAAGACCTACGAGCTGGTGAACCAGGCGATCTCAGAGGGAATCATCGACACGTACAAGGTACCGAACCCCAAGGACGAGCTGTTCCCCACCACGGCCTGCAAGCTGAACCGGGAGCACGAGCTGGTGAAGCGGGTGCTGGGGGAGAAGGCCCAGAAGGGGCAGCCCGGCACGGTCACGGCCTAG
- a CDS encoding lysine 5,6-aminomutase subunit alpha, which translates to MSLTLNIDPARVARARELAGRIVDQVQPFIERHTTTAIERAVVRLFGVEGKGPDDVPLANLVVESLQDGGGLDRGAAYWLANACTQTGRTPRQVAEAVAGGELDLMQLPRLPEEEIRAEAERLARMALDRIRQNRRTREELIGRYGERPAPWLYLIVATGNIYEDVVQAQNAARQGADVIAVIRSTAQSLLDYVPEGPTTEGFGGTFATQENFRIMRRALDEVGAELGRYIRLTNYASGLCMPEIAALGALERLDMMLSDSMYGILFRDINPKRTLIDQHFARMIQAEAGIIINTGEDNYLTTSDAYEAAHTVLASQFINEQFAHRSGMPDSQIGLGHAFEMDPSLEDGLLYEMADALLSRTCFPNAPLKYMPPTRHMTGDIFMGHVMDAMFNLTSVATGQQIHLVGILTEAIHTPYLHDRFLALENAKYVINYARHFTEEFQVRPGGRIERRASEVLERTLGLLEQIAERGLFQAIADGVFAGIRRPADGGKGLDGVLARGEGYLNPFYDLCLKGGGGR; encoded by the coding sequence TTGTCGCTGACGCTGAACATCGACCCGGCGCGGGTGGCGCGGGCGCGGGAGCTCGCGGGCCGCATCGTGGATCAGGTTCAGCCCTTCATCGAGCGGCACACCACCACGGCCATCGAGCGGGCGGTGGTGCGGCTGTTCGGCGTGGAGGGGAAGGGGCCGGATGACGTGCCCCTGGCCAACCTGGTGGTGGAGTCGCTGCAGGACGGCGGGGGCCTGGACCGGGGTGCGGCCTACTGGCTGGCCAACGCCTGTACGCAGACCGGCCGGACGCCCCGGCAGGTGGCGGAGGCCGTCGCCGGCGGCGAGCTGGACCTGATGCAGCTTCCGCGGCTCCCGGAGGAGGAGATCCGGGCCGAGGCGGAGCGGCTCGCCCGGATGGCGTTGGACCGGATCCGGCAGAACCGGCGGACCCGGGAGGAGCTCATCGGCCGGTACGGCGAGCGGCCGGCCCCCTGGCTCTACCTGATCGTGGCCACGGGCAACATCTACGAGGACGTGGTGCAGGCCCAGAACGCGGCCCGGCAGGGGGCGGACGTCATTGCCGTCATCCGCTCAACGGCCCAGTCGCTGCTGGACTACGTCCCCGAGGGCCCGACCACCGAGGGGTTCGGCGGCACCTTCGCCACCCAGGAGAACTTCCGCATCATGCGCAGGGCCCTGGACGAGGTAGGCGCGGAACTCGGCCGGTACATCCGGCTGACCAACTACGCCAGCGGCCTCTGCATGCCGGAGATCGCGGCCCTGGGGGCGCTGGAGCGGCTGGACATGATGCTCTCGGATTCCATGTACGGCATCCTCTTCCGGGACATCAACCCCAAGCGCACGCTCATCGACCAGCACTTCGCCCGGATGATCCAGGCCGAGGCCGGCATCATCATCAACACCGGTGAGGACAACTACCTCACCACGTCGGACGCGTACGAGGCGGCGCACACGGTGCTGGCGTCCCAGTTCATCAATGAGCAGTTCGCCCACCGCTCGGGCATGCCGGACAGCCAGATCGGCCTGGGCCACGCCTTCGAGATGGACCCGAGCCTGGAGGACGGGCTGCTCTACGAGATGGCCGACGCCCTGCTCAGCCGCACCTGCTTCCCCAACGCCCCGCTGAAGTACATGCCGCCCACCCGGCACATGACCGGGGACATCTTCATGGGCCACGTGATGGACGCGATGTTCAACCTGACCTCCGTGGCCACGGGGCAGCAGATCCACCTGGTGGGGATCCTCACCGAGGCGATCCACACCCCCTACCTGCACGACCGGTTCCTGGCCCTGGAGAACGCCAAGTACGTCATCAACTACGCCCGCCACTTCACGGAGGAGTTCCAGGTCCGGCCAGGCGGCCGCATCGAGCGGCGGGCCAGCGAGGTGCTGGAGCGGACGCTCGGCCTGCTGGAGCAGATCGCCGAGCGGGGCCTGTTCCAGGCGATCGCCGACGGGGTCTTCGCGGGCATCCGCCGGCCGGCCGACGGCGGCAAGGGGCTGGACGGCGTGCTGGCCAGGGGCGAGGGGTACCTGAACCCCTTCTACGACCTCTGCCTGAAAGGGGGCGGCGGGCGATGA
- a CDS encoding HD domain-containing protein has product MKEYIFRDPIHGNIAVKDETILRLIQSPEFQRLRRIRQLGTSFISYPGAEHTRFAHSLGVYHLMGRVLRHLVEHRVEIGEEEQAMARAAALLHDIGHGPFSHLFEKVTGMNHEAWVARIITSPESTVAHILAERDPAWPARVASFIRGVWEGRPFLKELIASQLDVDRMDYLLRDSRMCGVTYGQFDLERLIQTVTVVDDHIALTDKGITSAEEFLLARYFMYWNVYFHKATRSSEVLLELALRRAVALVRGGEQAALGFLPPALEPVLAGEELSLDQYVALDETDVLYAIKRWTAAPDPVLADLSGRFLHRRLFAGIRLDGGLDPEQEEGVRRALRAAGFDPDYYYQIDRAASATYQYYVAQDAGPTPIKILLSWTDPPELREMTEVSQVLRGIATQPVSRSFLFVPREAAERVRAAVMR; this is encoded by the coding sequence TTGAAGGAGTACATCTTCCGCGATCCCATCCATGGCAACATCGCGGTGAAGGACGAGACGATCCTCCGGCTGATCCAGAGCCCCGAGTTCCAGCGGCTCCGGCGCATCCGGCAGCTGGGCACCTCCTTCATCTCCTACCCCGGGGCGGAGCACACCCGGTTCGCGCACTCGCTGGGGGTCTATCACCTGATGGGCCGGGTGCTGCGCCATCTGGTGGAGCACAGGGTGGAGATCGGCGAGGAGGAGCAGGCGATGGCCCGGGCGGCCGCGCTGCTGCACGACATCGGCCACGGCCCCTTCTCGCACCTGTTCGAGAAGGTGACCGGCATGAACCACGAGGCCTGGGTCGCCCGGATCATCACCAGCCCGGAGTCCACCGTCGCCCACATCCTGGCCGAACGGGACCCGGCCTGGCCGGCGCGCGTCGCCTCCTTCATCCGCGGGGTCTGGGAGGGGCGGCCGTTTCTGAAGGAGCTGATCGCCAGCCAGCTGGACGTGGACCGCATGGACTACCTGCTCCGGGACAGCCGCATGTGCGGCGTCACCTACGGCCAGTTTGACCTGGAGCGGCTGATCCAGACCGTCACCGTGGTGGACGACCACATCGCCCTCACCGACAAGGGCATCACCTCGGCGGAGGAGTTCCTGCTGGCCCGCTACTTTATGTACTGGAACGTCTACTTCCACAAGGCGACCCGCTCCAGCGAGGTGCTGCTGGAGCTGGCCCTCCGGCGGGCGGTCGCCCTGGTGCGCGGCGGTGAGCAGGCCGCCCTGGGCTTCCTGCCGCCGGCCCTGGAGCCGGTCCTGGCCGGGGAGGAGCTGTCCCTGGACCAGTACGTGGCGTTGGACGAGACCGACGTGCTCTACGCCATCAAGCGCTGGACGGCGGCCCCCGACCCGGTGCTGGCGGACCTCAGCGGCCGGTTCCTGCACCGGCGGCTCTTCGCCGGCATCCGGCTGGACGGCGGGCTTGACCCGGAGCAGGAGGAAGGGGTGCGGCGGGCCCTCCGGGCCGCAGGCTTTGACCCCGACTACTACTACCAGATCGACCGGGCGGCCAGCGCCACCTACCAGTATTACGTGGCGCAGGACGCGGGCCCCACGCCCATCAAGATCCTGCTCTCCTGGACCGACCCGCCGGAGCTGCGGGAGATGACGGAGGTCTCGCAGGTGCTCCGGGGGATCGCCACCCAACCGGTCAGCCGCAGCTTCCTTTTCGTGCCCCGCGAGGCGGCGGAGAGAGTGCGGGCGGCGGTCATGCGGTGA
- a CDS encoding OAM dimerization domain-containing protein, with protein sequence MSRVVLPYGDTTGDGAVQLSFTLPVPAGSLAREAARQLCLKMNLDNPQVVAMRDLGGGYTFFVVYAKATQGVDLEAIRVPEVEAPKWSMEEIDRMIADRLGRPIRVVGACTGTDAHTVGLDAILNMKGYRGDYGLERYQGFRVWNLGSQVRNEVLVAKAREVEADAVLVSQVVTQKNVHLSNLTGLVDLLEAEGMRDRVILIAGGPRITHELAVELGYDAGFGPGTLPSQVAAFIVKTLLERQPQ encoded by the coding sequence ATGAGCCGCGTGGTCCTGCCCTACGGCGACACCACCGGAGACGGCGCCGTACAGCTTTCCTTCACGCTGCCGGTGCCCGCGGGCAGCCTGGCGCGGGAGGCGGCGCGGCAGCTCTGCCTGAAGATGAACCTCGACAACCCCCAGGTGGTCGCGATGCGGGACCTGGGCGGGGGCTATACCTTCTTCGTCGTTTACGCCAAGGCGACCCAGGGGGTCGACCTGGAGGCGATCCGGGTCCCCGAGGTGGAGGCGCCGAAGTGGTCGATGGAGGAGATCGACCGGATGATCGCCGACCGGCTGGGCCGGCCGATCCGGGTGGTCGGGGCGTGCACCGGCACCGACGCCCACACGGTGGGGCTCGACGCGATCCTGAACATGAAGGGCTACCGGGGCGACTACGGCCTGGAGCGGTACCAGGGCTTCCGGGTCTGGAACCTGGGCAGCCAGGTGCGCAACGAGGTCCTGGTGGCAAAGGCGCGGGAGGTGGAGGCCGACGCCGTCCTGGTGAGCCAGGTGGTGACCCAGAAGAACGTCCATCTCAGCAACCTGACGGGCCTGGTGGACCTGCTGGAGGCGGAGGGGATGCGGGACCGGGTAATCCTGATTGCCGGCGGCCCCCGCATCACCCACGAGCTGGCGGTGGAGCTGGGCTACGATGCCGGATTCGGCCCCGGCACCCTGCCCAGCCAGGTGGCAGCGTTTATTGTAAAGACCTTACTGGAGCGGCAGCCGCAGTGA
- a CDS encoding S-layer homology domain-containing protein, producing the protein MGLMKKLTSAVVASSLVLSLAAPVLAEVTADDAQAAYARLNYYGIAEGILREDGTKDPALDENLTRAQLVAMIVKAFGQKEYAEMLAGAQTFSDVPTSHWASGYLAIAKNIAAQNGNTIGYPDGTFGPENNVTAIEALAFVLKFLGVQVPGGDNWVEATIAAAKNAGVITDADVEKYLANPNEPATRGLAFAMADSIFYNYNGLDGKSVYTKYRDTEAPVVSLDAAPATTEKATIEITGKVSGDYREVYVGSDAITVAEDGTFSAQVKLDLGTNTIEVSAKDWAGNVGSAKLVIERVAGQAAKIQIVAPEGPVVAGSTIDLPVLVVDAEGADTGLTDVKVDAGEAGTWAEGKLTAATKAGKYTITASYEGLETATVEIEIVAGPLAKVEAETKSVKPGTAVKLIGVDQYGNKVEGVTFAEAEDYANAFIEGDQFIATKPGTYKVIGTKGEGEEAVKAEGTVSVFGDLAGFDISVDSELVANGSSQYTVTVTAVDKDGNHVTDFDGKVEIELTDLDLVASSRPKDDKAVDGVYTFKVTAPVGSEGLEAEIKAVHKNSDGDVIAEGSKTFEIVAQVATSIDLTADEYLAVNGPAFNGKVRILDQVGKPLRSGDSVEVKLSINGPAYFRGTDKEMTLDVSGDYLTYPLQPVDKYTEGTVTITATAEGLTSASKEVKAVYGLAAKDLVISAADSDPVKANHDAFFKFELSFVDKNGVPVNFTPEKDTEITLTFDSSKADDHIKVYVEVDPVDPANPVTNGLATVSDGKAKYELKADQTYTSIPVWVSAGAITGDVKVTASASGLGSGSGTISFKASDVAQITFEQGKADAAGFQSISVLANTEYTLTAVLKDGSGNVVPKAGTKVSFKPAANAKKYIKLNGAVLADNKDALDVETDAEGKASVKIAVMPYLTSGTYDITVSSGSLSKEAKLSIVPSMARSISVTTWVYDESAGWTQKTSYQAGDRLIVVANVKDNNGVTWADINLGRLELSGHGSSPKEFDGYASNVFGTAVPGETAPDNVSGFYVGPITITKAGNYTLKVKEATAISDVSGSRNIRVLPAEQFGVAYGDAKVTASSDPDPGYFKDATFSYTPGKVKEFVLNVVDEFGNKLAGSQVERAATTYALVFNAGDAGYADIRETESGGGSGEYILKVEYPKNTYRVYVVAGSYNTTAPQLEIWTFTDVNDDGKIDTSELGTLIQVIKFSK; encoded by the coding sequence ATGGGCTTGATGAAGAAGCTGACGTCCGCTGTCGTGGCGTCCAGCCTCGTACTCAGCCTGGCGGCCCCGGTCCTCGCCGAGGTAACCGCTGACGACGCCCAGGCTGCGTACGCCCGGCTGAACTACTACGGCATCGCGGAGGGCATCCTGCGCGAGGATGGCACCAAGGATCCCGCGCTGGATGAGAACCTGACTCGCGCCCAGCTCGTGGCCATGATCGTTAAGGCCTTCGGGCAGAAGGAGTACGCCGAGATGCTCGCCGGCGCGCAGACCTTCTCCGATGTGCCGACCAGCCACTGGGCGTCGGGTTACCTCGCGATCGCCAAGAACATCGCGGCCCAGAACGGGAACACCATCGGCTATCCTGATGGCACCTTCGGCCCCGAGAACAACGTGACCGCCATCGAGGCGCTGGCCTTCGTGCTGAAGTTCCTCGGGGTCCAGGTCCCCGGCGGTGACAACTGGGTCGAGGCCACCATCGCCGCCGCCAAGAACGCCGGCGTGATCACCGACGCCGACGTGGAGAAGTACCTGGCCAACCCGAACGAGCCCGCCACCCGCGGTCTGGCCTTCGCCATGGCCGACTCCATCTTCTACAACTACAACGGCCTCGACGGCAAGTCGGTCTACACCAAGTACCGCGACACCGAGGCCCCGGTCGTCTCGCTGGATGCCGCTCCCGCCACCACGGAGAAGGCCACCATCGAGATCACCGGTAAGGTCAGCGGCGACTATCGTGAGGTCTACGTCGGTTCCGACGCGATCACCGTCGCTGAGGACGGCACCTTCTCCGCTCAGGTCAAGCTCGACCTCGGCACCAACACCATCGAGGTCAGCGCCAAGGACTGGGCTGGCAACGTCGGCTCCGCCAAGCTCGTGATCGAGCGGGTCGCCGGCCAGGCTGCCAAGATCCAGATCGTCGCTCCCGAGGGTCCTGTGGTTGCCGGTTCGACCATCGACCTGCCGGTCCTCGTGGTTGACGCCGAGGGCGCCGACACCGGTCTGACCGACGTCAAGGTCGACGCCGGCGAGGCTGGCACCTGGGCCGAGGGCAAGCTGACCGCCGCCACCAAGGCTGGCAAGTACACCATCACCGCCTCCTACGAGGGCCTCGAGACGGCCACCGTCGAGATCGAGATCGTGGCTGGCCCGCTGGCCAAGGTTGAGGCTGAGACCAAGTCCGTCAAGCCCGGCACCGCCGTCAAGCTGATCGGCGTTGACCAGTACGGCAACAAGGTCGAGGGCGTCACCTTCGCGGAGGCTGAGGATTACGCCAACGCCTTCATCGAGGGCGACCAGTTCATCGCCACCAAGCCTGGCACCTACAAGGTGATCGGCACCAAGGGCGAGGGCGAGGAGGCCGTCAAGGCCGAGGGCACCGTCTCGGTGTTCGGTGATCTCGCTGGGTTTGACATCTCGGTCGACAGCGAGCTCGTTGCCAACGGCTCCAGCCAGTACACGGTCACCGTTACCGCCGTCGACAAGGATGGCAACCATGTCACCGACTTCGACGGCAAGGTCGAGATCGAGCTGACCGACCTTGATCTGGTGGCCAGCAGCAGGCCGAAGGATGACAAGGCCGTTGACGGCGTTTACACCTTCAAGGTGACGGCGCCTGTCGGCTCCGAGGGTCTCGAGGCTGAGATCAAGGCCGTCCACAAGAACAGCGACGGCGACGTCATCGCCGAGGGTTCCAAGACCTTCGAGATCGTTGCTCAGGTTGCTACTTCGATTGACCTGACGGCGGACGAGTACCTGGCCGTGAACGGGCCTGCCTTCAACGGCAAGGTTCGCATCCTGGACCAGGTTGGCAAGCCGCTGCGCAGTGGCGACTCTGTCGAGGTCAAGCTGTCCATCAACGGCCCGGCTTATTTCCGTGGCACGGACAAGGAGATGACCCTCGACGTTTCGGGTGATTACCTGACCTACCCGCTGCAGCCTGTCGACAAGTACACTGAGGGCACTGTCACCATCACCGCCACGGCTGAGGGCCTGACCAGTGCTTCCAAGGAAGTCAAGGCCGTCTATGGTCTGGCGGCTAAGGATCTGGTCATCTCGGCGGCCGACTCGGATCCCGTGAAGGCTAACCACGACGCGTTCTTCAAGTTCGAGCTCTCCTTCGTGGACAAGAACGGCGTGCCTGTGAACTTCACGCCTGAGAAGGACACTGAGATCACGCTGACCTTCGATTCGTCCAAGGCTGACGACCACATCAAGGTCTACGTCGAGGTCGACCCCGTTGATCCCGCGAATCCTGTGACCAATGGTCTGGCGACCGTGTCCGACGGCAAGGCCAAGTACGAGCTGAAGGCGGACCAGACGTACACTTCGATTCCGGTGTGGGTGTCTGCGGGCGCCATCACCGGCGATGTCAAGGTCACCGCCTCCGCGAGCGGCCTTGGTAGCGGGTCTGGCACGATCTCCTTCAAGGCCAGCGACGTTGCCCAGATCACCTTCGAGCAGGGCAAGGCCGACGCGGCGGGGTTCCAGTCCATCAGCGTGCTGGCCAACACCGAGTACACCCTGACCGCAGTGCTGAAGGACGGCTCCGGCAACGTCGTCCCGAAGGCTGGTACGAAGGTGAGCTTCAAGCCGGCGGCCAACGCCAAGAAGTACATCAAGCTGAATGGTGCTGTGCTGGCCGACAACAAGGACGCCCTCGATGTTGAGACCGACGCTGAAGGCAAGGCCTCGGTCAAGATCGCGGTGATGCCGTACCTCACCAGCGGCACGTACGACATCACCGTGTCGAGCGGCTCCCTCAGCAAGGAGGCCAAGCTGTCCATCGTACCGTCCATGGCCCGATCCATCAGCGTGACCACGTGGGTCTACGACGAGTCGGCTGGCTGGACGCAGAAGACCTCCTACCAGGCCGGCGATCGGCTGATCGTGGTCGCGAACGTCAAGGATAACAACGGTGTTACCTGGGCTGACATCAACCTCGGGCGGCTCGAGTTGAGCGGTCACGGGTCGTCGCCTAAGGAGTTCGACGGCTATGCCTCCAACGTGTTCGGCACGGCCGTTCCTGGTGAGACGGCGCCTGACAACGTCTCCGGCTTCTACGTTGGGCCGATCACCATCACCAAGGCTGGCAACTACACCCTGAAGGTGAAGGAAGCCACGGCTATCTCCGATGTCTCCGGCTCCCGCAACATCCGGGTGCTGCCTGCTGAGCAGTTCGGCGTAGCCTACGGTGATGCGAAGGTGACCGCTAGCAGCGATCCGGATCCCGGGTACTTCAAGGATGCCACCTTCAGCTACACGCCTGGCAAGGTCAAGGAGTTCGTTCTGAACGTCGTGGACGAGTTCGGTAACAAGCTGGCCGGCTCTCAGGTTGAGCGGGCTGCGACGACCTACGCGCTGGTGTTCAATGCTGGCGACGCCGGGTACGCGGACATCCGTGAGACCGAGAGCGGTGGCGGCTCCGGGGAGTACATCCTGAAGGTCGAGTATCCGAAGAATACCTATCGGGTGTACGTGGTTGCTGGTAGCTACAACACCACCGCTCCTCAGCTCGAGATCTGGACCTTCACGGACGTGAACGATGATGGCAAGATCGATACTAGTGAGCTTGGCACCCTGATCCAGGTGATCAAGTTCAGCAAGTAA
- a CDS encoding CTP synthase — MAKFIFITGGVVSGLGKGITAASLGRLIKSRGYRVTALKFDPYLNVDPGTMSPIQHGEVFVTEDGGECDLDVGHYERFMDVNMGKGNNVTTGKIYSSVIAKERRGDYLGGTVQVIPHITNEIKSHIRRVAEDSDADVILVEIGGTVGDIEGQPFLEAIRQFKNEVPSKDDVLFIHVTLVPYIAASGELKTKPTQHSVRELRSIGIQPDVIVCRSDREIPKDLREKIALFCDVPPEAVIPNEDLGSLYEVPLAMEKEGLAEIVCRRLGLDSRTPDLAEWEALVQRAKHPEREVEIALVGKYVALEDAYLSVVESLNHAGIHNNARVRIHWVDSEKLENGITPEALEACLGRADGILVPGGFGYRGIEGKINAIRYAREKGIPFFGICMGMQSAVIEAARNLLGLSKANSTEFVTDCKDPVIDMMAQQKQVTDLGGTMRLGAFPCRLKPGSKAHAAYGTEVVHERHRHRFEVNNAYLERLEAVGLKAVGVWPEGNLVEVVEMEGHPWFVGVQFHPEFKSRPNRPHPLFRDFIKAALEYRAGKK, encoded by the coding sequence ATGGCCAAGTTCATTTTCATAACCGGAGGCGTGGTTTCAGGTCTCGGAAAGGGCATCACGGCGGCGTCCCTCGGCCGGCTCATCAAGAGCCGAGGCTACAGGGTCACCGCCCTTAAATTTGATCCTTACCTGAACGTGGACCCGGGGACCATGAGCCCGATTCAGCACGGCGAGGTCTTCGTCACCGAGGACGGCGGCGAGTGCGACCTGGACGTGGGCCACTATGAGCGGTTCATGGACGTGAACATGGGCAAGGGCAACAACGTCACCACCGGCAAGATCTACTCCTCGGTCATCGCCAAGGAGCGCCGGGGCGACTACCTGGGCGGCACCGTTCAGGTCATCCCGCACATTACCAATGAAATCAAGTCCCACATCCGCCGGGTGGCGGAGGACAGCGACGCCGACGTGATCCTGGTGGAGATCGGCGGCACCGTGGGCGACATCGAGGGGCAGCCCTTCCTGGAGGCCATCCGCCAGTTCAAGAACGAGGTCCCCAGCAAGGACGACGTTCTCTTCATCCACGTGACCCTGGTGCCGTACATCGCGGCATCGGGCGAGCTGAAGACCAAGCCGACCCAGCACTCGGTGCGGGAGCTGCGCTCCATCGGCATCCAGCCCGACGTCATCGTCTGCCGGTCCGACCGGGAGATCCCCAAGGACCTGCGGGAGAAGATCGCCCTGTTCTGCGACGTGCCGCCCGAGGCCGTCATCCCCAACGAGGACCTCGGCTCCCTCTACGAGGTGCCGCTGGCCATGGAGAAGGAGGGGCTGGCGGAGATCGTCTGCCGCCGGCTGGGGCTCGATTCCCGCACCCCCGACCTGGCGGAGTGGGAGGCGCTGGTGCAGCGGGCCAAGCACCCGGAGCGCGAGGTGGAGATCGCCCTGGTGGGCAAGTACGTCGCCCTGGAGGACGCCTACCTCTCGGTGGTGGAGTCGCTGAACCACGCCGGCATCCACAACAACGCCCGGGTGCGGATCCACTGGGTCGACTCGGAGAAGCTGGAGAACGGCATCACCCCGGAGGCGCTGGAGGCCTGCCTGGGCCGGGCGGACGGCATCCTGGTGCCCGGGGGCTTCGGCTACCGGGGCATCGAGGGGAAGATCAACGCCATCCGCTACGCCCGGGAGAAGGGCATTCCGTTCTTCGGCATCTGCATGGGCATGCAGTCCGCGGTGATCGAGGCGGCCCGGAACCTGCTGGGGCTCTCCAAGGCCAACTCCACCGAGTTCGTGACGGACTGCAAGGACCCGGTGATCGACATGATGGCCCAGCAGAAGCAGGTGACCGACCTGGGCGGCACCATGCGGCTCGGCGCCTTCCCCTGCCGGCTGAAGCCGGGCTCCAAGGCGCACGCCGCCTACGGCACGGAGGTCGTCCACGAGCGGCACCGGCACCGCTTCGAGGTCAACAACGCCTACCTGGAGCGGCTGGAGGCCGTCGGGCTGAAGGCCGTGGGCGTCTGGCCGGAAGGGAACCTGGTGGAGGTGGTCGAGATGGAGGGCCACCCCTGGTTCGTCGGCGTGCAGTTCCACCCCGAGTTCAAGAGCCGGCCCAACCGGCCGCACCCGCTGTTCCGGGACTTCATCAAGGCCGCCCTGGAGTACCGGGCGGGGAAGAAGTAG
- the rpoE gene encoding DNA-directed RNA polymerase subunit delta has product MELKPDMSVTDLAFTILKKHGKPMHFKELITEVMQVKAISQENPGRLIAQMHTEINLDSRFIHQGGGEWGLREWLPKTNRVIHIKQDGTPGRVSRPPLRLEDEIDEIGAEEEEELEELGEDLDDEYGLDDVDEELELEDIDVDVDEEPGEDEDDL; this is encoded by the coding sequence ATGGAACTGAAGCCTGATATGTCGGTAACCGATCTCGCCTTCACCATCTTGAAGAAGCACGGCAAGCCGATGCACTTCAAGGAGCTGATCACCGAGGTCATGCAGGTGAAGGCGATCAGCCAGGAGAATCCCGGCCGCCTGATCGCGCAGATGCACACCGAGATCAACCTCGACTCCCGCTTCATTCACCAGGGCGGCGGCGAGTGGGGGCTCCGGGAGTGGCTGCCCAAGACCAACCGCGTCATCCATATCAAGCAGGACGGCACGCCCGGCCGGGTCAGCCGTCCGCCCCTCCGGCTGGAGGATGAGATAGACGAGATCGGGGCAGAAGAAGAAGAGGAGCTGGAGGAGCTCGGGGAGGACCTGGACGACGAATACGGCCTGGACGACGTCGACGAGGAGCTGGAGCTCGAGGATATCGACGTGGACGTCGACGAGGAGCCGGGCGAGGACGAGGACGACCTCTAG